In Musa acuminata AAA Group cultivar baxijiao chromosome BXJ3-9, Cavendish_Baxijiao_AAA, whole genome shotgun sequence, a single genomic region encodes these proteins:
- the LOC135649302 gene encoding uncharacterized protein LOC135649302, with amino-acid sequence MRLLEFPCGWRSGWLEKATPKSKPTVELEETRPAEAAVCASPEKRRRRASRREDSQWQPSLVAISEDGIPVAAPPPPLAAAVVSKGRGSGKPKAKPKPKPKPKPATRVASRVAKDDYRHYGVMPTFAPAAFFF; translated from the exons ATGAGGTTACTGGAGTTCCCTTGCGGCTGGCGATCCGGTTGGCTGGAGAAGGCGACGCCGAAGTCGAAGCCGACGGTGGAACTGGAGGAGACGCGGCCGGCAGAGGCGGCGGTGTGCGCGTCTCCGGAGAAGCGGCGCCGGAGGGCGTCGCGCAGGGAGGATTCTCAGTGGCAGCCCTCGTTGGTGGCGATCTCGGAGGACGGGATACCTGTGgcagcgccgccgccgccgctggctgcggctgtggtgtcgAAGGGCAGAGGGTCGGGGAAGCCGAAGGCGAAGCCAAAGCCAAAGCCAAAGCCGAAGCCGGCCACAAGGGTAGCGTCTCGCGTCGCCAAGGACGACTACCG GCACTATGGAGTTATGCCCACATTTGCTCCAGCAGCCTTCTTCTTCTGA
- the LOC135585182 gene encoding dolichol-phosphate mannose synthase subunit 2-like, which yields MELADKAVGFLLSAVSLSIFSYYTFWVIILPFVEKDHFVHGYFLPQEYAILIPVFAGVALLSFLCVFVGYVTIKSNKKKKSA from the exons ATGGAATTGGCGGACAAGGCGGTCGGATTCTTGCTGTCGGCCGTCAGCCTCTCTATCTTCAGCTATTACACTTTCTGGGTCATCATTCTG CCATTTGTGGAGAAGGATCACTTTGTGCATGGGTATTTCCTTCCCCAGGAGTATGCCATCTTGATACCCGTGTTTGCTGGTGTTGCGCTCCTCAGTTTCTTGTGTGTGTTTGTTGGGTATGTGACGATCAAGTCTAACAAGAAGAAGAAATCCGCTTGA
- the LOC135649453 gene encoding uncharacterized protein LOC135649453, whose protein sequence is MEHQSRRERRNKREKEVEEEKMPTFWFALKRSLHCKSEPSEVHDPKARGHLETILTRTAGRSGCSRSMANLKDVIHGSKRHLLMPPSCSPRSTGSSKLLNPITHEVVLSNPSCELRRITGSGACHDSTYVGTVWSGTPWPGVHHPLRHNPSCTPRRCPTFSGVSSLSPALPGNGVAAVHHAVPAPRFSHETDVQVSSAAVACHKCGKMFVKWQILEAHHLSKHAVSELAEGDTSRKIVEMICRTSWLNTGSSCRQIERVLKIHNMQRNLAQFEEYRETIKLKASKLPKKHPRCLADGNEHLRFHGTAIACSLGSNGSSSLCTSEKCSVCQIIRHGFSSKKESKGRIGVFTTSTCGRALESIETCEDDPSVKKALLVCRVIAGRVHKPLDTYQELVGRSAFDSMAGKIGIYGSIEELYLLNPSALLPCFVVICKP, encoded by the exons ATGGAGCACCAAAGCAGAAGAGAGAGAAGGAATAAGAGGGagaaggaggtggaggaggagaagatgcCAACTTTTTGGTTTGCCTTGAAGAGATCTCTCCACTGCAAGTCTGAGCCATCAGAGGTTCATGATCCAAAGGCCAGGGGGCATCTTGAAACCATCTTGACACGGACGGCAGGAAGGTCTGGGTGCTCTAGATCCATGGCCAACCTCAAAGATGTGATCCATGGGAGCAAGAGACACCTTCTGATGCCACCAAGTTGCAGTCCGAGGTCCACCGGGAGCAGCAAGCTTCTGAATCCCATCACCCATGAGGTTGTTCTTAGCAATCCAAGCTGTGAGCTGAGAAGGATCACTGGATCCGGAGCCTGTCATGACTCTACCTATGTTGGCACCGTTTGGTCTGGGACACCATGGCCAGGAGTCCACCATCCTCTCCGACATAACCCTTCATGCACACCAAGAAGATGTCCTACCTTTTCTGGGGTTTCATCTCTCTCTCCTGCTTTGCCTGGCAATGGTGTTGCTGCAGTTCATCATGCTGTTCCAGCACCAAGGTTCTCCCATGAAACAGATGTGCAGGTATCCTCTGCAGCTGTTGCCTGCCATAAATGTGGGAAGATGTTTGTGAAGTGGCAGATCTTGGAGGCACACCATCTATCCAAGCATGCAG TGAGCGAACTTGCGGAGGGAGACACCTCTAGGAAGATAGTAGAAATGATCTGCAGAACAAGCTGGTTAAACACTGGGAGCAGTTGCAGGCAAATTGAGAGGGTCCTAAAGATCCATAACATGCAAAGAAATCTTGCTCAGTTCGAGGAGTACAGGGAGACGATCAAACTGAAAGCCAGTAAGCTCCCAAAGAAGCACCCCAGATGCCTGGCCGATGGCAACGAACACTTAAGGTTCCATGGCACCGCAATTGCCTGCTCTCTTGGCTCGAATGGCTCTTCCAGCCTTTGCACATCAGAGAAGTGCAGTGTTTGTCAGATCATTCGACATGGATTCTCCTCAAAGAAGGAATCCAAGGGAAGGATAGGCGTGTTTACGACTTCCACTTGTGGCAGAGCACTCGAATCCATCGAGACTTGCGAAGATGATCCTTCGGTGAAGAAAGCACTGCTGGTTTGCAGAGTCATTGCAGGTAGAGTTCACAAGCCTTTGGACACCTACCAAGAGCTCGTAGGTCGGTCTGCTTTCGATTCGATGGCGGGGAAGATCGGGATCTATGGAAGCATTGAGGAGCTCTATCTGCTCAATCCGAGTGCTCTACTGCCATGTTTTGTGGTAATATGTAAGCCATGA
- the LOC135649454 gene encoding protein VASCULATURE COMPLEXITY AND CONNECTIVITY-like, translating into MARMEGAIICLLIVVMDVVAGVLGIKAEEAQSKGKHLRLVFLECKEHVHQAYKLGLAATALLALSHVIANVLGGCPCACSGDGFRRSSPNKLMAAATLLLSWIVVIVGLTMLIIGAISNSESRPTCGLAHPRFLFIGGIMCFVHSLFCIVYYVSAIASWKEGKAHRDTRSQESHA; encoded by the exons ATGGCCAGAATGGAAGGAGCAATCATCTGCCTGCTGATTGTTGTCATGGATGTAGTTGCCGGTGTGCTCGGAATAAAAGCCGAGGAGGCTCAAAGCAAG GGGAAGCACCTGAGGCTCGTCTTCCTCGAGTGCAAGGAGCATGTTCACCAGGCCTACAAGTTGGGGCTGGCAGCAACTGCGCTCCTCGCGCTGTCGCATGTCATCGCGAATGTGCTCGGTGGGTGCCCCTGTGCGTGCTCCGGGGATGGGTTCCGGAGGTCTTCGCCTAACAAGCTAATGGCCGCAGCCACTCTACTCCTTTCATG GATTGTGGTCATCGTTGGATTGACGATGTTGATTATAGGAGCAATATCTAATTCGGAGTCAAGGCCGACTTGTGGGCTTGCTCATCCTCGTTTCCTGTTTATTGGTGGAATCATGTGCTTCGTGCATTCGCTGTTCTGCATCGTCTACTATGTTTCAGCCATTGCGAGCTGGAAAGAAGGGAAGGCTCACAGGGACACCAGATCTCAAGAGAGCCATGCTTGA
- the LOC103998884 gene encoding 22.3 kDa class VI heat shock protein-like yields the protein MPARRVIEIGPADQNSHKWRVPFTEDAFHSFIVHGGVAARNVFGEGSLFSPLLFGKFFDPADAFPLWEFESDALLSGLRHASKSTVDWSATNADYLLKAELPVGARKCDVDVCNLKEMVVEISGQWRGRETDPKDWKNGRWWEYGFARRLELPEDANWTKMEAYITDDIFLEIRIPKNSSDIDLQQMQAV from the exons ATGCCAGCGCGAAGGGTGATAGAGATCGGACCAGCCGATCAGAACTCTCATAAATGGAGAGTCCCTTTCACTGAAGACGCCTTCCATTCTTTCATCGTCCACGGCGGGGTTGCTGCGCGAAATGTCTTCGGTGAAGGATCACTCTTCAGCCCGCTACTGTTCGGGAAGTTCTTTGATCCGGCTGATGCCTTCCCTCTATGGGAGTTTGAATCGGACGCATTGCTCTCGGGACTTCGGCACGCCTCCAAGAGCACTGTTGACTGGTCCGCAACGAATGCAGACTACCTGCTGAAAGCGGAGTTACCAG TTGGTGCAAGAAAATGTGATGTGGATGTATGCAACCTGAAGGAAATGGTGGTCGAGATCAGTGGGCAGTGGAGAGGGCGAGAAACTGATCCAAAGGACTGGAAAAATGGCCGCTGGTGGGAGTATGGATTTGCTAGGCGTCTCGAGCTGCCCGAAGATGCAAACTGGACAAAGATGGAAGCTTACATCACTGATGATATCTTTCTTGAGATAAGAATTCCAAAGAATAGTTCAGACATCGACCTGCAGCAAATGCAGGCTGTGTAA